Part of the Maridesulfovibrio sp. genome, TTGAAGGTGCAGTAAGTGAGAAGTTCTTCCGGGAAAATGGATAAGCCCGGCGTGTAGTCGCTTAAAAGGAAGCCTCCGGCAGCCCAGACATCGAAATTGCGTTGGGTCAGGCCGCAGGGCAGGAGCGGGCTGGTCATGTTCAGGTTGATCCCGGCACCGGCGTAGATTCCGGGCAGGATGGTAAAATAATCAACAGGGGGCCGAATATCTGCGTCGGGCAGGTATTGTCGCCAGCCGTCATCTCCGAAAACCGTGAGTTCGCTTCCGGCTTTCTGCAATGACAAAATCCTCCAGAGCAGTCCTGATTGTTCGGTCCTGTATCCTGTTGAACGAACCTCCCTACCGGGCCAGAGCTTTTCAATGTTCTCTCGCTTAGCCCACCATTCAAAATTTGGCTTTGTTGCGTTTTCGATAGCCTTCAGGGCTGCTTTTTCGTCCTCTATATTAAATGCACAGCCGGAGAAAAAGTTGTCCTTGGCTGGGAAACTGGAGCGGCCAACGAAAACAGTGCGTTCTTCCAAAGCCGGATATGGAACTACCCCCGTATTGAATATTTGCGGGTCGGTGGCTAAAGGCAGGTGCTCGACTTTTTGAGCTCCGTGCTCTTCAAGGACGGGGATAAACCAATGGTCAGTAACCATGAGCGGAACTTTCCGCCAGTACGTGGATTTAATGCCGGACAAGATATGGAAGGGATTATCCACCATCCATACTGCCACTTTAATTCCGGCTTCGCGAAGTATGAAGTAAGTTTCACCTGCATTATCAAGGCCGTTAAAATTGACGCTTAAGACCAGTTCCGGCAATTCGCTGTGCAGCAGGGATACCAGATTTTTGCGCATTGCGTCCGGATCAATAACCCTGTAAGAGAACCCCTCGCTCTCGAATGCGTGGCAGAGTTCCGGGATTAGCAATGAGTTGTCGTCGCCCGGAAGCCAGATTGTTTTGCTGTGGCTTTTACGCATTACTCCGGTGCGTTTCACGGTCAGTTTGGCGAGCAGAGGTTCCCAGAAAGAGGGAAACAGTCGTTTGCCGGGAGTATAGAGAATTACCCGGAAGCCGGATAGATCGATTGCAGGCTCCGTGTTGAGTTGCTTAAATCGTGACGGGATTGTATACCCTTCGGGCAACTGTGCGCTGTGCTGCGGGCATTCAAGGTAGTATAAATTTTTCGCCTGCGGAAAAATCTGCGCGGCTACGGACGGATTAGGGCCAAGACCGAGAAAAAGGATTTCCCCTTCGCCGCCGAGGTCCTGAAAATATCTGTCACCTTCGGGAAGTGATTGCTGCTGACCTGATTCGTTCTTTATGCGGATTCTTTCGGGGCGTTGCATTGCTTACGATACTTGGCTTGCGGGCCGTAATAAGTTAATTTCCAGTCACCTTATAACGCAGTCGGTTGCAAAAGTCTTTTGCGGATCACTGCGAAACATAAATCAGATTATGAAACAATATCGCGACCATTATTTCAAAAGGGCCAAAAAAGAAAACTATCCCGCCCGTTCCGTGTACAAGCTTCAGGAACTGGACAAGCGCTTCAAAGTTTTCGAAAAAGGCCAGAATGTTATGGATCTCGGGGCTGCCCCCGGTTCATGGAGCCTGTTTGCCGCTAAGAAAGTAGGGGACACCGGACGTGTGCTTGCAGTAGATATTCAGTCTACTGATACCGTCTTTCCGGATAACGCAACTTTCCTGCAGGCCGACGTTTTCGAGGATTCCCCGGAGCTTTTGGCTGCAATGGATAAGCAGTTGCCCTACGACCTTATCATTAGTGATATGGCGCCCAAGACAACCGGGGTTAAGTTTGCCGATCAGGCCAATTCCCTTGAGCTTTGCGAACGTGCACGTGATATCGTGCCTAGCAGGCTTAAGCAGGGTGGGCATTTTATCGTTAAAATTTTCGATGGCCCCGACGTTAATGAATACATCAACTCTCTACGCAAGATGTTTTCCAAGGTAAAAAGATTCAAGCCGAAGAGCTGCAGAGAGGAAAGCAAGGAGTTCTTTGTCGTAGGACTTGGCTTTCGCGGCAATGAAGAGTAAGAAGACTGGTTCTTCATGCATATATTATAAATACTGTCCCGCCAAATTTAAGAGTGACGGGACTTTGATATTCTCAGGAGGAAAATATGGCCGGACATAGTAAATGGGCTAACATCCAGCACAGAAAAGGTAGACAGGACGCCAAGCGCGGTAAGATTTTCACCAAAATGGCAAAGGATATCATCCTTGCAGCCAAGGGCGGAGGCGATCCGGCAATGAACCCCTCCCTGCGCCTCGCCATCTCCAAGGCGAAAGCAGTGAACATGCCTAACGATAAGATCGATACCGCAATCAAAAAAGGTACCGGCGAACTGGCCGGTGGTGACATTTCTGAAGTTATGTACGAAGGTTACGGTCCCGGCGGTGTAGCTATACTTGTTGAAGCAGCTACCGACAACAAGAACCGTACTGTTGCCGAAGTTCGTCACGCTCTGGGTAAGGGCGGCGGCTCCATGGGTGAAGCAGGTTGCGTTGCATGGATGTTCGATAAAAAAGGCGTCATGGTTTTTGATGCAGAAAAGTACACCGAAGACCAGCTGCTGGAAATCGGCCTTGAAGCAGGTGCCGAGGACGTAATCGCTGAAGACGATTCCCTCGAAGTTCACTGCATGCCCGAAGATTTCAGCGCAGTTCAGAAGGCTTTTGAAGAAGCAGAATGTGAAGCAACAAGCTCCGACCTCGCTTTCGTGCCTAAGAACCTCGTGGAAGTTGACGTTCCTACCGCTAAGAAGCTCATGAACCTCATGGAAAAGCTGGAAGACAACGAAGATGTACAGAATGTACACGTTAACGCTGACTTCCCCGATGAGCTCATGGCTGAAATGGAAGACTAGATGGGCGGATCAGGTATTGTCATTATCGGTATTGACCCCGGAACCCGCGTTACCGGATACGGTATCGTCAGAGAACTTTCCGGACAGGTATCCCTTGTGGATGCCGGGACAATC contains:
- a CDS encoding YebC/PmpR family DNA-binding transcriptional regulator, giving the protein MAGHSKWANIQHRKGRQDAKRGKIFTKMAKDIILAAKGGGDPAMNPSLRLAISKAKAVNMPNDKIDTAIKKGTGELAGGDISEVMYEGYGPGGVAILVEAATDNKNRTVAEVRHALGKGGGSMGEAGCVAWMFDKKGVMVFDAEKYTEDQLLEIGLEAGAEDVIAEDDSLEVHCMPEDFSAVQKAFEEAECEATSSDLAFVPKNLVEVDVPTAKKLMNLMEKLEDNEDVQNVHVNADFPDELMAEMED
- a CDS encoding RlmE family RNA methyltransferase, yielding MKQYRDHYFKRAKKENYPARSVYKLQELDKRFKVFEKGQNVMDLGAAPGSWSLFAAKKVGDTGRVLAVDIQSTDTVFPDNATFLQADVFEDSPELLAAMDKQLPYDLIISDMAPKTTGVKFADQANSLELCERARDIVPSRLKQGGHFIVKIFDGPDVNEYINSLRKMFSKVKRFKPKSCREESKEFFVVGLGFRGNEE
- a CDS encoding glycosyltransferase, giving the protein MQRPERIRIKNESGQQQSLPEGDRYFQDLGGEGEILFLGLGPNPSVAAQIFPQAKNLYYLECPQHSAQLPEGYTIPSRFKQLNTEPAIDLSGFRVILYTPGKRLFPSFWEPLLAKLTVKRTGVMRKSHSKTIWLPGDDNSLLIPELCHAFESEGFSYRVIDPDAMRKNLVSLLHSELPELVLSVNFNGLDNAGETYFILREAGIKVAVWMVDNPFHILSGIKSTYWRKVPLMVTDHWFIPVLEEHGAQKVEHLPLATDPQIFNTGVVPYPALEERTVFVGRSSFPAKDNFFSGCAFNIEDEKAALKAIENATKPNFEWWAKRENIEKLWPGREVRSTGYRTEQSGLLWRILSLQKAGSELTVFGDDGWRQYLPDADIRPPVDYFTILPGIYAGAGINLNMTSPLLPCGLTQRNFDVWAAGGFLLSDYTPGLSIFPEELLTYCTFKTPAELPVKIEFIKSNPQRQKELSKNWHEHIMKEHTYKNRVRKILNFLI